One genomic region from Quercus robur chromosome 4, dhQueRobu3.1, whole genome shotgun sequence encodes:
- the LOC126723794 gene encoding structure-specific endonuclease subunit slx1 — MVRLLSKTFRSVKIPNTNPNPSKSCPSSSSSTTQKTSQLRLCSRSWSVYLILSTNTPIKTYVGVTTDFSRRLKQHNGELKGGAKASRAGRPWVCACIIQGFKDQSEACEFESKWKNVSKKLPHKKANDDMPKHLDETSLLLLQKRQAALDRVKGLLDCGHLEIDWQLNPH; from the exons ATGGTAAGGCTGCTATCCAAGACATTTCGCTCTGTCAAAATCCCTAACACTAACCCTAATCCTTCAAAATCAtgcccatcatcatcatcatcaacaacacaaaaaacatCACAACTTAGATTGTGCTCAAGATCATGGTCGGTTTATCTCATTCTCTCGACCAACACCCCCATCAAAACCTACGTTGGCGTCACCACCGATTTTTCTCGCCG ACTGAAACAACATAATGGTGAACTTAAAGGTGGTGCAAAAGCATCTCGTGCAGGAAGGCCATGGGTATGTGCATGCATTATCCAAGGTTTTAAGGACCAAAGTGAAG CTTGTGAGTTTGaatcaaaatggaaaaatgTTTCGAAGAAATTGCCACATAAAAAGGCAAATGACGACATGCCAAAACACTTAGATGAGACCTCACTTCTATTATTGCAAAAAAGGCAAGCAGCTCTAGATAGAGTTAAAGGTTTGCTTGATTGTGGTCACCTAGAAATTGACTGGCAATTGAATCCTCATTGA